The Nicotiana tomentosiformis chromosome 2, ASM39032v3, whole genome shotgun sequence genome includes the window GGTAAATGATATTACcgaaaatataatataaaatggTCAAGTTGCCAAAAATAGCTTGACGGACGGTAGTGAATAAAAAAACCAAAATCGCACTGAGTGCAAGTTGCCGCAGGTGCAGGCGACTTCACAACCTGTTGATTGTTCTATCTTAGTAGCGTGAATATGATATCAATTCTAgggtaaaatatttttttatatataattatggTATCCGGGTCAGTTTGCGCACATCTTCATTAATTCCACGATGTACGTGCTACCTCTTACTAATATAATATCGAAATTCTGTCCACTGAGACTTGGACAAATAAAAAGAAATCACATAGTATTTAGATTTAAACCTCAGATCTTATGGTTCTCAGTTCTCATTAGTACCGGATATTTATCGTAATATTTTAACGTATTAAGAGAGAtgaaattaattatttcaaaGAATTTCGAATTTAATTCAGCGGGTTTGAAATTTATTATTTCTCTATGCATCCCAATATAATGGATGAAAATCATTTTGTCCGTCTAACTTTGCTTAAAATAATTTCCTCCTACAACTTTAAACCATAGATATTTTTACCTCCTATCTCAAGTAATGCCTTTTTTGCCCGGTAAATTATCATTCTCCCCTCTTAATTGTTTTTTCTCTGTAATACACTTTCATTATTATTCTTTAATATGAAATCATTACCTATAATTCAAATGACATGGTATCTTACTTTTGATTGTGATTACGTATAAATATAGAATTAGTTCTTTTATAGATTTGTTATAAATCTATgactttatttttaaaataaacgtCATTTTAGTATTACATGCATTAGATATTTAATTCTCATAATTCCCACACCTCTTTTGTTTTCAACTTTCATAGATAGACATTGAGTCGATCGCTATTAATGAAGTTATTGGCACGAGCAATTtcaatttttgtaaatttttaaattatttttggtgCTCAAAATTCTTTCATTATTCAAATTTCTTTTCCTAATATGATTGAGCTAAGTGGAACAAAGCATAAATTAACTTCAAGGAGACAGTAAACCTGAGAATACGAAGTATTAAAGAAACTACACACGGCGCAACTCATTTATATAAAGGGCCGTGCATTGAGAACTTAGAGAATGAAACATGAATTTAGAACATTACGAAAGCAATGAAAAAGAAGAAAGtttatcatgtttaaaatctgCATGAAATCATTCACAGGCTCGTTTCGAGTCAAAGCTGGTCAAGCAGATCGCAAAAGCTTGGAAAGCAGAAAGTGGGTAGCGGTAGTCCATTGTGAACCAGTCATTTCCAATTCTGCCAAACTGTAGAATTGTTTTCTCTTGTTCTGCGACTGGTATATTGTGAGAAGGATCAACTGCTGCCAGTAGCTGAAAATTTTTCACAGAAGCCACCGTAACACGGCCTTTAAAATTTAAGCACCAGTATTGCAATTGTTTATGCCATCTAGGAGCCTTGTTTTTTAGCAAAAGCGGCGAATCAGACAAGCTGATATCTATAGCTGGCTCCTTTGTTTTTGAGAGTGGTGTAGAAAATGACTTCTCATCAAAAGATTGAGGGAATGATGTAGGTGTTGGAGCATTGCCTCCCTCCTGGATTGAAGAGAAAGGGATAGAGTGCATTGCGCAATGAATTCTCCTAGGACGACGAACAATATTGAGCTCATAGGAAATGGTAGCTACTCTGTAGTTGCATGCACCTGGAGAAATTTTCTTTGCTTGAAAGCTTTGACCAACTCGACCTTGTTCAATGGCAGTTTCGCTTGAAGGTTGGCTATCATATATGGAAAACTTGGTTCCAACAAAGTTAGACCTGGTCAAGTGGTTTTCAAACATTATTAAAGTAAAATGAAGGGGAGTAGAAGCTTTTCCTTGCTTCCTGCTATTTTGAAGGGGCGGAGAGGAGTGAGTGAAGGAAATATAACTGGAAATTTGATAGAACTTGCCTCAGTTTCCCAACATATGTATTGCTAGATTGAGAAAAATCATCTGCAGCCAACGATATCACGAAGTCTGTGCTTGTTGCCCTTCTGATCTTTTTGGCGGCCAACAATAGTTTATCCCTCTCATTCTCAGCTGTCATCAAGTAAAATGTCAGTTGAGCATCTTCTATTGACTAGGAAGATTTTCCCATTAAAAACATAGACCACAAACTTAAGCACAAGTTATGAAAGCTTTCGCATTTTCAATCCGGTATACTAACTTGATATCAAACATAATATAACATCAGCCTGAGTGCAAGTTCCCCATAAAGTaggatttttgaattttgacaagACAAAGTCTGTTAATTGATCAAATAAAAGAAAGACTTGAAACTGGTTCAAAGAGAGAATCATTTAAGAGGATATCCATCTCGCAGTACAAGCGTTAAAAGAAGAGAAGTTTAGGATAGGCAGAAGATTTTCACTTACATGGAATCATACCCAAGTAGAGGCGATATACTGAATTAGCTTTGTCCCTTTTAATAAAGCACTGGATTGGGGATTCACGGGGACCCGGCTGGTTTAGAAATGGAATCAGAAAAGATCTCTCTGAGTTTAAATCAACATCAGCAATAGCAACAATAAGGAAACTGAAACAGATAAAAGAGATTACCTGCTTCAGTGAAATGGGAAAGGTAAGCCTACCACATTCCTCAGGAGTCTTAACAATCTCCTTTGTAATTTTCCTCCATGATCTGCAAACAGATGCGCAAAAGACAACGACAGAACGAGCAGGCCACGATACCTCACTCTCTTCAACCCTGCGGATGATatccaaaagcacttttggtgGTAAATTTGCCCACTGCCCTTGTTCAATGGGATCAGAAAGGGCCACATATGGGACAATATGTGACCGGGTTCTGTTGCTCCAATGCTGCTTTCTTTCTGCTCCCCTCCTTGATATATTCCCTATCCCATCTTTCATCTCCCTTAGCTCGCGAACAATTTTCTTGAAAGACATTTCCATCAATCACACGAACTGACCCTTTCCTTCAACAGAAGGGCAAAGCATTTAGATCAATGAAACAAAGAGGAGCTTTACCTCAGAAAGAACTTTCAGACAATTTTCACCTTTTAAACACATGAATCATTCAATCAACTAAGCCACAATTCCAACTTTTATGGGTTGACTATATGATTTTCCTTTAGGTTGTAAATATTCTGCTATATTCGGGCCCAATCTAATTCCATACTAAATTGGTCTTTTAAGACAAATTTTGAGATTATCTAGAATAGTAGATGTTCTTTAATCGAACATTTATCTATTCACTGACATACAAGTCTTTTACCGGACTGAAAAAGCTCTCATGAAAACCCAACCTAATCTAGATGTAACATCAATACGCCACAATCCCAACAAGTCGGTATTGCCTATTATCCACATACACCATATCTTCAATTATCAGATCTAACACGGAGGTTTAGCCTCTCTGTTTTAATTAAAAATCAATATAcctagtttttttctttttgtgagGGATTGAGAAGAAGAAATGCAAAAAAGGTATGGACATGTAACCATTCAATGATCAGCACTGGAATTACACAAATGAGAGACGAATAGTCCAGCGAATATTAGAAATATAAATCATTTGTAGAACATCCTACGATTCAAAATCAAAACTTAGCACTCAGATGTTCCCAAAATGAAGATTTAGCAACAATAACAATCAGAAAATTAAATTGCACGTGTATTTATAAGAGGTAAAATAATACACAATGAAATAAAGGACAACAACGCAAAATTAAAATGTAAGATCCCATAGCATTTCTATACTAGCTCCGCTGAAAACCAAAAGCAAAGTCAACATGAAACTAGGGTGAAGAACAGAAAATAAAGGGAAAATAGGAATTGCAAAGCAGAAATGCGTAGTAAACAGAGAAAATGGCAGGAGAAAACCTGAACAAAGAGTGACAAAGAAGATGAAAGCGATGAAAGAAAGCTCTAAATGTAGAGATTGAAGAAGGAAAATAAATAGGAGACAGAAACACGGCCAGTGAGGTCCACATCTTCAGGAGGAACCCTGGATCAGCATCTGTCAATTCAGCCTCTTAAATAAAAGCTAAAAAAGAGACATTACacttcttttcttccttttttcctCTCCAGATAACTGCCAATATAAGTTTTTTTCTGAACAAGTTCAAACATCGCATTCCTCATAGATGGAAGCCCCGCGACAGAGTAATTGAAAACCTCAAATACCCTTCCTCTTTTTACTATAGACATTAAAGAGAAATCAATCAACTATTCCTCAATCCCAAACTAATCGGAATTCACTAGACACATTCTCTATAATTCTTCAAGTTTATTATTCAGTGGTTAGAGGGGTTTTATCATTATTAGACTACTATTACGCTTGCCATCAACCTAAgacaactctctctctctctctctcattatGCTTTGCGAAGCTCACATAGGAAGCATGCATTCCAGATACTAAATGAGGCATAAAATCCCTCCACTGTGCATGGCCATTTAAATTATAGAATCACAAGTGTAGTTGGTGATAACTGCAGCGAAAGAGCACCAAAATACGTGAAACCAAAAATTTATACTCCATATCTGATGAAGCATCATTATCTCACCAGAACTTTTTTTTTTGACTAGTGAGTTTAAATACAAGCAATTTGAGATAAAGACTATTTATTAcattaaacatgcttaaattattGGAACAATGGTATATTTACTTAACATGAACAAGTTCATGATTTTGTATATAACCTCCCCGAATATGTGTAGGGAGACTCCTATTAGAACAAAAGCTTTCACCTTTTTAGAAATGAAGATTCAACTTTTCTCAAAATCTCAACTCGTGCAATATAGTTCAACGAAGCTATTGAACGATCAAAAACAAACAGAGACTCAAAGGAGATTCCAACCAACTGATTATCAGAGTCCTTAAAAAGTGGAAAAGAGAATGCAAAAATAAACAAATAACTAAATAGCTTCATTCTAGtgtcatcatcatcaacaacaacaacaacaacaacaaaaacaaaccCAGTAGTTTCCCACTCTAGTGTCATCaacataaaacaaaataaaatatatattatgacgCAAAGGGTGGGGGAAGAACCGAAGGAGAAGGAGACCATATATAAAAGTTTGATCTTTTTCTTTAATtagcaaaaatattttttgataagTTAAATAAAAGATGATACTTTTAGAACACAAACAGATTGATGAACCCCAACAGCAAAAGGGAGGCAGAAATTAGTACAGGACTGTAAGAGTTGGCAAATggtaaaaatgaagaaagaagaaGTCAGAAACAAAAACACATGAAtcaaaagaaatttaaaaaaaaaaggagatcATAATCTCAACTAGGGAACATAagagaaagaaaagagttagttAATGGTACCTTTTGAAGAAACCGCAGAGAAACCAACAAGGCAACAACCCTGCAACTCAAGGGTCGAAAAGATGTTCCACGGGAAGTAGAAATCTACAGATATGTGTATTTATATATAGATATTGGGGGATAACAGAGCTACACCATCCATAGGTCTCTTATAATTACAATGTATATCTTATTTACTCAGTACTGAAACTTACGAAAAATAAGGGGTAATAATATATCCCTTAAAAGGAGGCCTTAATTATTCAGAAGTACCAGTAACACCATGCACTTGCATTGCTGCATCAAGCTTCAACTTAATAACTCAAAACTCAATTAATTCATACGTCCTGTTAGCCCCCTTTTCAGCATAAGTATATCCTCACCTCATGCATAACAACTTAATTACTCAAATAAAGCATCCACAGCACTCACAGAAAAAGAAAGTGAATCAAACATTTCCACATATCATCAAACACCTAATGTGCATTTCCATAGGCCAAGATTCAAAATTTGTCCACAACTCATTTCTAAATAGACCACAACAAGATTTTGAAATAACAATGATGAAATAACACGACTTGTAAAGAGTAGTAATAAATTGATGTAATAACATAGTATTAACTAATTATATGTAACTAATAGaagtttttatatataaaaacaaataaaagatGAGTGCaataactctttttttttcttttaaaaaaaatcttcCTAATCATATGATTTGAATGGGCTTTGGAGGAGATGACCAAGTGGGTATCTAATTTTAAAATTTCTTTATCAAAAATTTGGCTAATGTGATGGTGGGTATTAGAATTGGCGTAAAGGTATGAAAATGGTGAATGTTAAGGTGGCTAggtggtggagtagtgacgattTTTGAAGATAATAGTGGTAATAGAGTGGTTATTATTATTCTGTATTTCTACCATTGAATGAAGAAAAAAAGCTTGGTTGATTCAGTgcaaaaaatggaggaaaaatggatTTTCTTGATGTGAAGAAggctcaattttttttttttggggggtggggggaAATCAAAATTGTTTGTTCATCCTAACCATATTGGTAATATATTATAATTATAAGTAATAAATGCATGTAACAACATATTAACTAATTATATCTAAGTAATAAAAatctatatatatctatatctatctatttatattattataaaagcacgaatgtttTATGCTAAATGTTAAACGACAAAAATATTCTTGAAACTTTGATTGACTTTTATACCCTTAAATAGTTGTATAATTTAAGAATATATTTATAATTAGCGAGGGTTAGAATTCTTTTCAGATTTAAATTGCACATATGCAACCCTACAAAGTTTATAGTTTATTTCCATTAAAATTCATATTAGATACGATTTACATTATTCAATCAAAGTTAAACTTTTCACTAGAATTTTAAACTTTTCACTAGGATTCTTATAATTTATAAGAATTCTTGTCATCGCTGCCACATAGTTCAAGGAAAATCCGATTATTTTATATATTCTCTTCTCTTATTATATCTTTAATCCTCTGCATATTGTCTCGGAGCttgatatttttatattttagttttTGAATTCCATATATAATATCATTGGTGATTGATACTTCTTGAGATTTAAGTAATTTTTATGGATTGTAATTGCTCATCCAATTTTTAGTAACTTCAAATTATTCACATGAATTGGTTATAAGTTTAAATTTTCGTAGACTGAAATATTTTATAGTGTGTTTAATACGAAAATTGAACTGAAAAGACAAtttaaaagtaaacaaaaattaCTATAATACTTAGGAATGTATTTTTACTATACTATTTGCATGAAACTCTATAGAGACTAGACGCTAATGGATATTGTGTAACTTAAAATACTGGTAACTTCTGAATTAGAGCTAAAAATTAACATATAGTGGAATCAATAATTAAAGATTAAAAAAAAGAGATTGtaaaattttacttataaatTTGAAAATCACAAGTACATATTTTAATGTTAAAAAATTTAGTCTATATAAGATTTTGTTTCATATGGTATGAGTATGATTCTTTGGAAGGAAATTAGGTGGAATGACTTCTTTGAGTGTGTTTTCTTTGTTATGCATAGCTTTAACGATTTTCAATAGTTTATAAGTTAGAGTAAAATGAAGATATTTAAGAAACTTTGTGAtgattctaaaaataaaaattgagatTGCTAAGAGCAGGCACTTTCTACTGTTGAGTACTGAATAAATTTTCTCAAACAATAAATGGTTAATGATATTTAGCTACTCAGTATAAAAAGTATTatctaattatatttttatacaaGTAATAGTACTGCCTAATTGTTGATTTTGATGCTCTAGAAAACGTCTTTTCATTTGAAAAATTTGCCACTCGTTGATACAATTATTGAAAGAACTATATCTCTTGTCATATACTATATTTTTCTAATTTGATATGAATTTATAAAAGTgttttataatataattttttttatagattAACGCGGAAAATTACGTACTCACGTGAATagaaactagtactatattaaaagtatgaaggcccttagcgaaatatcgttcgcctttttttccctttaaaaataaatttcacactGGACAAAAGTGTAATTtaagttttttccatttttttaggaatttaaattaactaaaattttagtACATAGTAAATCCTTCCATGTTTTGAACTCCTATGCAATTAGTCCTAACTCCTAACATATAGGGCTCACGCAAGAATAGAAACAAAATATTTCTCTGAGGAAAAGAAAACTTAGGCTCACCAAGATTATAATTTGCTTCGCTGACCAATAAAAGAAAGATATCATCTTTGTGTCCATAGTTTAATAAAAAACGTATTGAACTTATTGACAAATTCTATTCTAACCGAATTGTCTTTCAACGAATGATAATTTTCTACGGCATAAACTCCTTagtgaaatatcgttcgcctttttttaccttttaaaattaacttttacattagacaaaataattattatattatttctttaaaatttagaaatttaaaatcaactaaaattttgcatATTAAATCATTTTATATTTGAACTTCTATGCAATcctaattttaataaaaaatatattcaaCTTATAGACGAAATCTATTCTAAACAATTGTCATCAtctttttaattctttcaacaaataataattttcgatatttctatatatttaattatttgttgtaaaatattaAGCCAACATTAGTAATTTTTAGACGTTATCACTTATCAAAATTTTTATGAGCTATAAGCCAACATCTTTAATCTTAAAAGATCaaaagatttaatttttaaatttattttatttaagaaaTCTTATAATTTGTTTGCTTAGGTCATAAATATATcaataattttcatgaaatattCTCTCGTCCTCATAAATTACAATTATGTATCTCAGGACTTCTATGGCCAAGATTTCTTCACAATCAAGATTCGTCTTTTTAGTAGCTTATACTTTTTATTAACTTTTATTTTACAATATATCTAATCacattattaataatatttttatcacgattcgaaattttccaccgacgggaccgtgatgacgcctaacatttcacttgctaggcaagccaacgttagagaatcactaaccaattccttattttcattcagtaattagcaataattaactaagatgaaatataataagtgtggaatatcataaaactgtattaactactaccacccggatctggagtcacaattcacgagcattctagaatttactacaagtaatagcttgaaagaaatacaactgtctgaatgaaagaaaacagtaggacataaaagatagacggggatttcaaggtctgtgaacgccgacagatctaccttgagtctccggacagcggactaatagcaaatctcgatcaacctgagccggtatcaaaatctgcacagaaagtgcagagtgcagtatcagtacaaccgaccccatgtactggtaagtgtcgagcctaacctcggcgaagtagtgacgaggctaggacaaggcacccacatataacctgaacagtataatcatgctagtggcaacaacaataaataaaaaaataacgcagaaataatgggaggggaatATACAGtgagggaatacaacataaagagtgagaataatgaaaagacagaattaaaccggaaatccttaaacgaattgagtaattaagacagcaaggaaaactgcacggcatcacccttcgtgcttttactctcaacctcactaaataacaaataagactgcacggcatcacccttcgtgcttttactctcttcctcacaatataaataattcatgcacggtatcacccttcgcgctttacactcttcctcacaatataaataaatcatgcacggcatcacccttcgtactttacactcttcctcgcaATTCCCAGAATCAATAAcgacggatagagagaagtttcacaaagaaattaatatttcatcaatgattactttcacaatttaacatctcaacctcgaagcaatattcataattttatctaccttggtggaaccggatacaagtctcccaacatttcaacaacaacaataagcatagataacaagatttaagactacaaatttgcaagaatggaatttcactcgcatgctatgactcgaccacaatgtatagatgctcgtcacctcaactatacatcgtattcaacaacaaaacacttagcaaatactcacacaatacctattccctcaagccaaagtttgacacaacacttacctcgctccgaaagccacttaattctcaatcacagctttccctttggaattcacctccaaaccactcatatctattaaaaaatgactcattaatatcaaatattgctaaaggaatcaattatatttcataaattaaattttcccaaattttcctccaagaagtcgaaaaatcgaccccgggcctgcttggtcaaaacccgaggttcggactaaaatccttttacccattcatcccaagcccgaatatgtaattagttttggaatccgacctcaaattgaggtctaaatcctcaaatttcgaaattcctaagttctacaaaaaaatcctaatttcaccataacaattctagattctaggttgaaatcttgttataagatgtaaaagactgaaagaaaagagttaggaatcacttacctatgatttggggaagatttggtctttggaaaatcgcctcttaaggtttagggttttgaaaatatgaaaaatggatgaaaaatctcgtctaagtcccttttactcagctgcaggtgtcgcaattgcgacctgagcttcgcaaatacaaaggaacactcgcaattgcgattCCTTCACAGTCCCgctgccttcgcatttgcgaggaaagtatcgcatttgcgatcactgcccttccccaactcccttcgcaaatgcgaaagaaaaCTCGCAATTGCAAGAACTGCCGGCGtaggctttcttcgcaattgcgataaaaacctcgcaattgccatacctgcttgATTCACATTTGTGATGCCTGAtcttgcaattgcgagatcagaggcctgcaacaggttcagttataccaacaaaattttctaagttcaaaacatcccgtggcctatccgaaactcacctgagccctcggagCTCCTAACCAAagatgcacgcaagtctaaaacatcatacgaacttgctcgcgcgatcaaatcgcaaaaataatacctagaactacgaatttagtaccaaatcaaataaaattctcgagaacactttaaaatttctattttctcaactggacgtccgaatcatgtcaaatcaattccatttctctccaaatttcgcagacaagtcttaaatatcataatgaacctgtatcgggctccagaaccaaaatacggacccgatactaacaatgcgaaatatcaatcaattcttaaaaacaaataattttcagacttttaattttcatcaaaaattcataactcaagctagggaccttcgaattcaattccgggcatacgcccaggtcccataattcgatacagtcctactgggaccgtcaaagtatggatccgggcccgtttaccaaaaatattgaccgaaatcaactaaaattaacttttaaggcaaaaattcttattttcattagttttcaacataaaagctttccggaaacctgcctggactgtgcacgcaaatcgaaaaagGTAATAATAAGATTTTTATGGCTTAAGAgtacagattcgagttctaaaatataagatgaccttttgggtcatcacaattttatatattttaaaatagtaTATTCATTTATATTGGGTACACGCGCAAAGTACGTACCCaaaaactagtactatattaaaagcacgaacacCCTTAGCGAAATGCCGTTCGCTTTTTTTACCCTTAAAAAAAGATTTCACGTTAGACAAATTTGGCATTTCATTATATTTCTAATTTTTAGGActtttaaaattaactaaatcttttttattaaatattttcttttttaaattgtgtaagaactcctaatatttaggaatttaaatCTTTTCATAATATTTTCTATAAATAAGGAATCATATTACTTCTAAAAGAATTAGAGGAAAAATATATTTCCTTTA containing:
- the LOC104111152 gene encoding tubby-like F-box protein 5, which gives rise to MEMSFKKIVRELREMKDGIGNISRRGAERKQHWSNRTRSHIVPYVALSDPIEQGQWANLPPKVLLDIIRRVEESEVSWPARSVVVFCASVCRSWRKITKEIVKTPEECGRLTFPISLKQPGPRESPIQCFIKRDKANSVYRLYLGMIPSENERDKLLLAAKKIRRATSTDFVISLAADDFSQSSNTYVGKLRSNFVGTKFSIYDSQPSSETAIEQGRVGQSFQAKKISPGACNYRVATISYELNIVRRPRRIHCAMHSIPFSSIQEGGNAPTPTSFPQSFDEKSFSTPLSKTKEPAIDISLSDSPLLLKNKAPRWHKQLQYWCLNFKGRVTVASVKNFQLLAAVDPSHNIPVAEQEKTILQFGRIGNDWFTMDYRYPLSAFQAFAICLTSFDSKRACE